In Carya illinoinensis cultivar Pawnee chromosome 7, C.illinoinensisPawnee_v1, whole genome shotgun sequence, the following are encoded in one genomic region:
- the LOC122316042 gene encoding S-adenosylmethionine synthase 1, which translates to METFLFTSESVNEGHPDKLCDQISDAVLDACLAQDPDSKVACETCTKTNMVMVFGEITTKANVDYEKIVRETCRTIGFVSDDVGLDADNCKVLVNIEQQSPDIAQGVHGHFTKRPEEIGAGDQGHMFGYATDETPEYMPLSHVLATKLGARLTEVRKNGTCPWLRPDGKTQVTVEYYNENGAMVPVRVHTVLISTQHDETVTNDEIAADLKEHVIKPVIPEKYLDEKTIFHLNPSGRFVIGGPHGDAGLTGRKIIIDTYGGWGAHGGGAFSGKDPTKVDRSGAYIVRQAAKSIVANGLARRCIVQVSYAIGVPEPLSVFVDTYGTGKIPDKEILTIVKENFDFRPGMITIHLDLKRGGGGRFLKTAAYGHFGRDDPDFTWEVVKPLKWEKP; encoded by the coding sequence ATGGAAACCTTTCTATTCACCTCTGAATCTGTCAACGAGGGTCACCCCGACAAGCTCTGCGATCAGATCTCCGATGCGGTGCTCGATGCCTGCCTTGCCCAGGACCCTGACAGCAAGGTTGCCTGCGAGACATGTACCAAGACCAACATGGTCATGGTCTTTGGAGAGATTACCACTAAGGCCAACGTAGACTATGAGAAGATTGTCCGTGAAACCTGCCGTACTATTGGATTTGTTTCCGATGATGTGGGTCTTGATGCCGACAACTGCAAGGTACTGGTCAACATCGAGCAGCAGAGCCCTGATATTGCCCAGGGTGTCCACGGCCACTTCACCAAGCGCCCTGAGGAGATTGGTGCTGGTGACCAGGGCCATATGTTTGGCTATGCCACTGATGAAACCCCTGAATACATGCCTCTTAGCCATGTCCTTGCAACCAAGCTTGGAGCTCGCCTCACAGAGGTCAGGAAGAATGGCACTTGCCCCTGGTTGAGACCCGATGGTAAGACCCAAGTGACTGTTGAGTACTACAATGAGAATGGTGCCATGGTTCCAGTACGTGTTCACACTGTGCTCATCTCCACCCAACACGACGAGACTGTCACAAACGATGAGATTGCTGCTGACCTTAAGGAGCATGTTATCAAGCCTGTCATCCCTGAGAAGTACCTTGATGAGAAGACCATCTTCCACCTTAACCCTTCAGGTCGCTTTGTCATTGGTGGCCCTCATGGTGATGCAGGTCTCACCGGGCGTAAAATCATCATTGACACTTACGGTGGGTGGGGAGCCCATGGTGGTGGTGCTTTCTCTGGAAAGGACCCAACCAAGGTGGACAGGAGTGGTGCTTACATTGTCAGGCAGGCTGCCAAGAGCATTGTTGCGAATGGGCTTGCTCGCAGGTGCATCGTGCAGGTCTCTTATGCCATTGGTGTGCCTGAGCCCTTGTCAGTTTTTGTTGACACATATGGAACTGGAAAAATTCCGGACAAGGAGATCCTCACAATTGTGAAGGAGAACTTCGACTTCAGGCCAGGAATGATTACCATTCACCTTGACCTGAAGAGGGGTGGTGGTGGTAGATTCTTGAAGACTGCCGCCTATGGACACTTCGGTAGGGATGACCCAGACTTCACCTGGGAGGTTGTAAAGCCCCTCAAGTGGGAGAAGCCTTAA